A region from the Vicia villosa cultivar HV-30 ecotype Madison, WI linkage group LG3, Vvil1.0, whole genome shotgun sequence genome encodes:
- the LOC131656604 gene encoding uncharacterized protein LOC131656604 — protein sequence MENTDKVGDASITARAIPIHDEKMSILHMKNDLDAKALEGFPSVEGLTAAAERPIPPSSVLKQLAIAVKAGRKANSMKDFIASSGGSLPSMERGGLSLSAVKALVLREKDDKLSSEFCSREKVLDLINSLFNPEGEFLRRKINSNPNEIDLSFIRDIHGAPPESLVVKLAEVIGNFKTLREMEFFWCSVVAETRKHWYEEKHLPGVPLDDIPDLKSCLLYQQIQVINCCISRKRRHIIANESLDSMMMKANLNTLESTNFCDGTSASRLLYARLSTGELVLRLGAHCPFGNVTLLETGEPAYSPITQEVPLLTEDLIKETEEFVLRTGSLGAGCSQLLSDMQAFKAANPGCILEDFVRWYSPPDWIENEANSDDSYSSDDSSSESLSIRGQLSQRMRKEGNLWHELWITSKPVPAVKQTPLFEEDLAVEGILDAFEDIPPVELFGQLFVSLLGLGFTIAEPLLYRNVVFSKLFNDCKDYVVTTCESIRFSEKVDELVQVYETVERMLMNPEEALKLMKHSEESTVNTDSETKARFKKFISSGKEKLSRSLRKDQINNEEKATPQSSSSFLRSFRKDQINNEEKGTPQSFSSFFDSKSSLFSKKSTKGGKLSFDPAPPSFEDDLIVN from the exons ATGGAAAATACAGATAAAGTTGGAGATGCAAGCATAACTGCTAGAGCTATTCCAATTCATGATGAAAAAATGAGCATTCTTCATATGAAAAATGATCTTGATGCCAAG GCTTTAGAAGGATTTCCCTCGGTTGAAGGCTTAACTGCTGCGGCTGAAAGGCCTATTCCTCCATCTTCTGTCCTGAAGCAATTGGCAATAGCTGTTAA GGCTGGAAGGAAAGCAAATTCAATGAAAGATTTTATAGCTTCATCAGGAGGTTCTTTGCCTTCGATGGAAAGAGGAGGCTTAAGTCTCTCTGCGGTGAAGGCATTAGTGTTACGTGAGAAAGATGACAAACTTTCTTCTGAGTTTTGTAGCCGCGAGAAAgttttggatttgattaattcTCTTTTTAATCCAG AGGGAGAGTTCCTTAGAAGGAAGATCAACTCCAATCCCAACGAAATTGACTTATCTTTTATAAGAGATATTCATGGTGCTCCTCCTGAAAGCCTTGTTGTTAAGCTCGCTGAAGTAATCGGAAACTTCAAGACCCTTCGAGAAATGGAATTTTTTTGGTGCAGTGTTGTTGCTGAA ACGAGAAAACATTGGTACGAAGAAAAGCATTTACCTGGAGTCCCCCTTGACGATATTCCCGATCTGAAGTCATGTCTTCTCTATCAGCAAATTCAAGTGATTAATTGTTGCATTTCTCGGAAAAGGCGCCATATCATTGCCAATGAATCACTGGACTCTATGATGATGAAAGCAAATTTGAATACATTAGAATCAACGAACTTCTGTGACGGAACTTCTGCAAGTCGTTTGTTATATGCTCGATTAAGTACTGGAGAGCTTGTTCTTCGACTTGGTGCCCATTGTCCATTCGGAAATGTGACACTATTGGAAACTGGCGAGCCTGCGTACTCTCCTATCACCCAG GAAGTACCGTTGCTTACAGAAGATCTGATCAAAGAGACCGAGGAGTTTGTGCTGCGGACGGGAAG TCTTGGAGCCGGGTGCTCTCAACTTTTGTCTGATATGCAGGCTTTCAAG GCTGCAAATCCAGGttgtattttggaagactttGTGAGATGGTACTCTCCTCCTGATTGGATTGAAAACGAAGCAAATAGCGATGATAGTTATTCTTCTGATGATAGTAGTAGCGAGTCATTGTCTATCAGAGGTCAACTAAGTCAACGGATGCGAAAAGAAG GTAATTTGTGGCACGAATTGTGGATAACATCTAAGCCAGTACCTGCTGTGAAACAAACACCTCTCTTTGAAGAAGATTTGGCAGT GGAGGGAATCCTTGACGCATTTGAGGACATTCCACCAGTTGAGCTTTTTGGTCAGCTTTTTGTTTCACTT CTTGGTTTAGGATTTACAATTGCCGAACCATTGCTATACCGTAACGTTGTCTTCTCAAAGTTATTCAATGACTGCAAGGATTATGTAGTTACTACTTGCGAAAGCATTAGATTCAGCGAAAAAGTTGATGAACTTGTTCAG GTATATGAAACAGTGGAGAGAATGTTGATGAATCCGGAGGAGGCACTGAAGCTAATGAAGCATTCAGAAGAATCAACTGTGAATACCGACAGTGAAACAAAGGCCCggttcaagaagtttatctctagtGGCAAAGAGAAATTGTCGAGGTCTTTACGGAAAGATCAGATCAACAATGAAGAAAAAGCGACTCCACAATCTTCTTCAAGTTTCTTAAGGTCTTTTCGGAAAGATCAGATCAACAATGAAGAAAAAGGGACTCCACAGTctttttcaagtttctttgacagCAAGTCATCTTTATTCTCAAAAAAGTCTACCAAAGGTGGAAAGTTATCCTTTGATCCGGCACCTCCCTCTTTCGAAGACGATTTGATAGTAAATTAA
- the LOC131658889 gene encoding uncharacterized protein LOC131658889, with protein MADQEQHNMEVRMEIDELKGSITKLTEMMQVLIARDAEPQRTVIAEVSEAVEDPIPVQRPPSTWPEFGLPPGYTPPFANTLGVGLSAQQIAPIPVAAEQSPIVHTTVQPTFNNPPFVYHVDDSECGDQEHNHEVEEVKEKYNVLEKRLKAVEGNDIFGFDTMNLCLVSDLIVPAKFKVPEFEKYKGHTCPKDHLTMYFRKMAAYANNDKLLVHIFQDSLAGASLKWYMSLKRDHIQTWRDLGEAFLKQYKYNMDLAPDRRQLQTMTMRDRETFKVYAQRWRELAAQVEPPLAEKELTSMFMDTLQPVFYEKMIGSVSSSFADLVTIGERVEEGLKNGKIVNAAESSNNNQTKRFPGNFHRKKEGETNAVVTSGEGPQNPQPYQVPTYPQAPFMPYYQYPHVAAAQHQQPYIPMPSHQQPWNASHQNASQSAPQNAQQNQNRPQKDPPKEPRRIDPIPMTYTELWPALIHQSLIAPRPTKAPTPPFSKGYNPNAKCAFHSGVVGHSIEDCWVLKEKVQDLIESKMLTFRDINPNVVTNPLPH; from the coding sequence ATGGCTGACCAAGAGCAACACAACATGGAAGTTAGGATGGAAATCGACGAGTTGAAGGGAAGCATCACCAAGCTCACTGAGATGATGCAAGTGCTAATAGCTAGGGATGCTGAACCCCAAAGAACTGTCATAGCTGAAGTCTCCGAAGCTGTTGAGGATCCCATTCCCGTTCAGAGGCCACCTTCTACCTGGCCAGAATTTGGTTTACCACCTGGTTATACTCCCCCATTCGCGAATACTTTGGGAGTAGGACTTTCTGCGCAACAAATTGCACCAATACCAGTCGCCGCTGAACAGTCACCGATTGTTCACACTACTGTTCAACCTACTTTCAACAATCCTCCTTTTGTCTATCATGTTGATGATTCCGAATGTGGTGATCAAGAACACAACCACGAGGTGGAGGAAGTGAAAGAAAAGTACAATGTCCtcgagaaaaggttgaaagctgTTGAAGGAAATGACATTTTTGGATTTGACACCATGAACCTCTGTTTAGTTTCTGACTTGATTGTGCCTGCAAAGTTCAAAGTCCCTGAGTTCGAGAAATATAAGGGGCACACTTGTCCTAAAGATCATCTGACTATGTACTTTCGCAAGATGGCCGCCTATGCCAACAATGACAAATTGCTCGTCCACATCTTTCAAGATAGCTTAGCTGGAGCTTCTCTGAAATGGTACATGAGTTTGAAGAGGGATCATATCCAAACATGGAGAGATTTGGGTGAAGCTTtcctgaaacaatacaagtacaacatgGACTTAGCCCCTGATCGCAGACAACTTCAGACTATGACCATGAGAGATAGGGAAACTTTCAAAGTGTATGcccaacgctggagagagctagctgcTCAAGTCGAACCTCCTCTTGCTGAAAAAGAGCTTACTAGTATGTTTATGGATACCTTGCAGCCAGTTTTCTATGAGAAAATGATTGGAAGTGTCTCTTCTAGCTTTGCTGACCTGGTCACTATTGGAGAAAGGGTCGAAGAAGGCTTGAAAAATGGCAAGATTGTCAATGCTGCTGAATCTTCCAATAACAACCAAACAAAGAGATTCCCTGGAAACTTCCATAGAAAGAAAGAAGGTGAAACTAATGCTGTTGTGACTAGTGGTGAAGGACCTCAAAATCCACAACCTTATCAAGTTCCAACTTATCCACAAGCACCATTCATGCCTTACTATCAGTATCCACATGTTGCAGCTGCTCAACATCAACAACCATACATCCCAATGCCATCGCATCAACAACCATGGAACGCTTCTCATCAGAATGCTTCACAAAGTGCTCCTCAGAATGCTCAACAGAATCAGAATAGGCCTCAGAAAGATCCACCAAAGGAGCCTCGCCGTATCGACCCAATTCCAATGACTTACACTGAATTGTGGCCTGCGCTAATCCATCAGTCATTGATAGCTCCTAGGCCAACCAAAGCTCCAACGCCACCATTCTCCAAAGGATATAATCCTAATGCTAAGTGTGCTTTTCATAGCGGAGTAGTTGGTCATTCCATTGAAGACTGCTGGGTTCTGAAGGagaaggttcaagacctgatcgaGAGCAAGATGCTCACCTTCCGAGATATTAATCCGAATGTGGTCACTAATCCCCTACCCCATTGA